A stretch of Deltaproteobacteria bacterium DNA encodes these proteins:
- a CDS encoding cofactor-independent phosphoglycerate mutase has protein sequence MKYIVLLGDGMADRPLKEFGGKTPLQVAETPNMDRLAAGGEMGLVRTVPDSFTPGSDVANLSVLGYDPVRYFSGRAPLEAASMGVELGPADVAFRCNLVTLQDDKMADFSAGHISTGEAEGLIRAVDAELSDAEISFYPGVSYRHLMVWRGGKTGAVCTPPHDISGQPVREYLPRGTGSERLNDLMLCSRSVLADHPVNQNRVLHGDAPANSIWLWGQGNRPSLPTFQEKYGVTGGVISAVDLMKGIAIYAGLKAVHVPGATGYFDTNFRGKALAALDLLAEDDFVYLHVEAADEAGHIGDAGEKVRAIENFDQRVVGELLQGLPKLGDFRILLLPDHPTPIGIRTHSSDPAPFVLYDSRNIRESGRRYDEETAAKAGRLVDPGYQIMDLLIREV, from the coding sequence ATGAAATATATTGTATTGTTAGGCGACGGGATGGCGGATCGGCCCCTGAAAGAATTCGGGGGGAAAACGCCTCTGCAGGTTGCCGAAACACCGAATATGGACCGTCTTGCCGCAGGCGGGGAGATGGGACTGGTACGGACCGTTCCGGATTCGTTTACGCCCGGAAGCGATGTGGCCAACCTTTCCGTACTCGGATATGATCCGGTACGTTACTTCTCCGGACGGGCTCCCCTCGAGGCGGCGAGCATGGGGGTGGAACTGGGGCCGGCGGATGTTGCCTTCCGGTGCAACCTGGTGACCCTGCAGGATGACAAAATGGCCGATTTCAGTGCCGGTCACATCAGCACCGGGGAGGCGGAAGGGTTGATCCGGGCGGTGGATGCCGAGCTTTCCGATGCGGAGATTTCGTTCTATCCCGGTGTCAGCTATCGTCATCTCATGGTCTGGCGAGGGGGGAAGACCGGGGCGGTCTGCACCCCGCCCCATGATATCAGCGGACAGCCGGTGCGGGAATATCTTCCGCGAGGGACCGGTTCGGAACGGCTGAACGATCTGATGCTTTGCTCCCGGAGTGTGCTGGCGGATCATCCCGTCAATCAGAACCGGGTCCTGCATGGGGATGCTCCCGCCAATTCGATCTGGCTCTGGGGGCAGGGGAATCGTCCCTCTTTGCCCACGTTTCAGGAAAAATACGGGGTGACGGGGGGGGTGATCTCTGCGGTGGACCTGATGAAGGGGATCGCGATCTATGCGGGGCTGAAAGCGGTCCATGTTCCCGGGGCCACCGGCTATTTTGACACCAATTTCCGGGGGAAGGCCCTGGCCGCGCTGGATCTGCTGGCCGAGGATGATTTTGTCTATCTCCATGTGGAAGCGGCTGACGAAGCCGGGCACATCGGGGATGCCGGGGAAAAGGTCCGGGCGATCGAAAACTTTGATCAACGGGTCGTCGGGGAACTTTTGCAGGGGTTGCCGAAACTCGGCGATTTCCGGATTCTGCTTCTGCCCGATCATCCGACGCCGATCGGAATCCGGACGCACAGCAGCGATCCGGCCCCCTTCGTTCTCTATGACAGCCGCAATATCCGGGAATCGGGTCGGCGCTATGATGAGGAGACCGCTGCAAAAGCCGGTCGGCTTGTGGATCCGGGCTATCAAATTATGGACCTTTTGATCAGGGAAGTGTAA
- a CDS encoding aspartate kinase, with the protein MGLIVQKYGGTSVRDVDRIRHVAGRVAGVKKAGHDVIVVVSAMAGETNKLVGWANELTDLPDEREFDLLLSSGERITSALLAIALQTIGCAAESFTGRQAGIITDFAHGRARISRITGERIRAALDKGKIAVVAGFQGIDEKSDVSTLGRGGSDTSAVALAAALGADLCEIYTDVDGVYTTDPNIVSEARKLDRISYDEMLELASLGARVLQTRSVELAKKFNVPVMVRSSFNEHAGTLVSKEEKEMEDVVVSGIAFNKNEAKVSAIGIPDRPGVAMRIFRTLSAAGILVDMIVQNIGRDGMADLTFTVSKEDLPKAQKIMGELENELGMEEIHVDDDIVKVAIVGVGMRSHTGVAAKMFECLADAGVNIEMISTSEIKVSCIINAKYFELAVRELHKAFGLEKGEIHHERKHPIQP; encoded by the coding sequence GTGGGGTTGATCGTTCAGAAATACGGGGGTACTTCGGTCCGGGATGTCGACCGGATCCGCCATGTGGCCGGGAGAGTCGCCGGTGTCAAGAAGGCCGGCCATGATGTGATTGTCGTTGTTTCCGCGATGGCGGGAGAGACGAACAAGCTCGTGGGATGGGCCAATGAACTGACCGATCTTCCCGATGAACGGGAGTTTGATCTCCTCCTCTCCTCGGGGGAACGGATCACGAGCGCCCTTCTGGCGATTGCACTGCAAACGATCGGGTGTGCAGCAGAATCCTTTACGGGTCGTCAGGCGGGGATTATCACCGACTTCGCCCATGGGCGGGCGAGGATTTCCCGGATTACGGGGGAACGGATTCGGGCGGCCCTGGACAAAGGTAAGATTGCCGTGGTGGCGGGATTCCAGGGGATTGATGAGAAGTCCGATGTCTCCACCCTCGGCCGGGGAGGCTCCGATACCTCCGCCGTGGCTCTGGCTGCCGCCCTCGGCGCGGACCTTTGTGAGATCTATACCGATGTGGACGGGGTCTATACCACGGATCCCAATATTGTTTCCGAGGCACGAAAGCTGGATCGAATCTCCTATGATGAGATGCTGGAACTGGCCAGCCTCGGTGCCAGGGTTCTCCAGACGCGCTCGGTGGAATTGGCGAAGAAGTTCAACGTACCGGTCATGGTCCGTTCCAGTTTTAATGAACATGCGGGGACTCTGGTCTCCAAAGAGGAGAAAGAAATGGAAGATGTGGTCGTCTCCGGGATTGCCTTCAACAAGAACGAAGCCAAGGTCTCCGCCATCGGAATTCCCGACCGGCCCGGTGTGGCGATGCGGATCTTCCGGACCCTGTCCGCTGCAGGAATCCTTGTCGATATGATCGTTCAGAACATCGGCAGGGACGGGATGGCCGATCTGACCTTCACCGTCTCCAAGGAAGATCTTCCGAAGGCGCAGAAGATCATGGGGGAGTTGGAGAATGAACTGGGCATGGAGGAGATTCATGTCGATGACGATATTGTTAAGGTGGCCATTGTCGGGGTGGGGATGCGTTCCCATACGGGGGTGGCGGCGAAGATGTTTGAATGTCTGGCCGATGCCGGTGTGAATATCGAGATGATCAGTACCTCGGAGATCAAGGTCTCCTGTATTATCAATGCAAAATATTTTGAGCTGGCCGTCCGGGAGCTCCATAAAGCCTTCGGATTAGAGAAGGGGGAAATCCACCACGAACGGAAGCACCCCATCCAGCCCTGA
- a CDS encoding PHP domain-containing protein yields the protein MKLKCDFHLHTGSDPCDRIFYSDREIIDLACGKGYDVLSITNHGVVTFSDELRDYAGERGILLIPGMELPVEEKHVLLINARPEHQSIRTFGELREAKESSFLIIAPHPFFPKSSCLNGRFMRNRDLFDAVEYSHFYHPLLNFNRKAERICRDYGVPMIGSSDTHLLRQFDSTSTIVEAEKTVLSIVQAIRAGRTEVVTKPLSFWKMFRIWYHFERLK from the coding sequence TTGAAGCTCAAGTGTGATTTTCATCTTCATACCGGTTCCGATCCCTGTGACCGGATCTTTTATTCCGACCGGGAGATCATCGATCTTGCCTGCGGGAAGGGCTACGATGTTCTCTCCATCACGAATCACGGGGTGGTGACTTTCAGCGATGAACTCCGGGACTATGCCGGGGAGCGGGGGATTCTCCTGATCCCGGGGATGGAACTTCCGGTAGAGGAGAAGCATGTCCTTTTGATCAATGCGAGACCGGAGCATCAGTCGATCCGGACTTTCGGGGAGCTCCGGGAGGCGAAGGAATCGAGCTTTCTTATCATTGCTCCCCATCCGTTTTTCCCGAAATCTTCCTGTCTCAACGGCCGGTTCATGCGGAATCGGGATCTCTTCGATGCAGTGGAATACTCGCACTTCTATCACCCGCTACTCAATTTCAACCGGAAGGCGGAGCGGATCTGCCGGGACTACGGGGTTCCGATGATCGGCTCCTCCGATACCCATCTGCTCCGCCAGTTCGACAGTACCTCGACGATCGTCGAGGCCGAGAAGACGGTCTTGTCGATCGTTCAGGCCATCCGTGCCGGACGGACGGAGGTCGTCACGAAGCCGCTGTCCTTCTGGAAGATGTTCCGTATCTGGTATCACTTTGAACGGTTGAAGTGA
- the lipA gene encoding lipoyl synthase, producing the protein MTVQRLPDWVTNRAGTSEATHQVKRILRAKGLHTVCESALCPNQGECFARETATFMILGDHCTRDCAFCAVGHERPGTLDAEEPMKIAAAVRELHLKHVVITSVTRDDLSDGGSLHFSETVRVVKSEVPGVTVEILTPDFGGDREAIRVAAVSGADIYNHNVETVPRLYPEVRSRADYRRSLDLLFYVKWCATELPTKSGFMLGFGEQPDEVISVMRDLRDVGCEILTIGQYLRPRKKNVPVVEYVPQERFAEYERIGYELGFQVVMSGPLVRSSFHADEAMTVLGKTPQLFNKGQHTE; encoded by the coding sequence ATGACCGTTCAGCGTCTGCCGGACTGGGTGACCAACCGGGCCGGTACGAGTGAAGCCACGCATCAAGTCAAGCGGATCTTGCGAGCCAAAGGGTTGCATACGGTCTGTGAATCGGCGCTCTGCCCCAACCAGGGGGAGTGTTTCGCAAGGGAGACAGCGACCTTTATGATTTTAGGGGATCACTGTACACGGGACTGCGCTTTTTGTGCCGTCGGGCATGAGCGGCCGGGGACCCTCGATGCGGAAGAGCCGATGAAGATTGCTGCGGCGGTTCGTGAACTACACCTGAAACACGTTGTGATTACCTCGGTGACCCGGGATGACCTTTCCGACGGCGGGAGTCTGCACTTTTCTGAAACGGTCCGTGTCGTGAAAAGTGAGGTGCCGGGCGTCACGGTGGAGATCCTGACCCCCGATTTCGGGGGAGACCGGGAGGCGATCCGGGTGGCGGCCGTGTCCGGTGCGGATATCTACAACCATAATGTGGAGACGGTCCCGCGTCTCTATCCCGAGGTCCGTAGTCGTGCCGATTACCGCAGATCCCTGGATCTTCTTTTTTATGTCAAATGGTGTGCTACGGAGCTGCCGACCAAGTCGGGTTTCATGCTGGGGTTCGGGGAACAACCGGATGAGGTTATCTCAGTGATGCGGGACCTGCGGGATGTGGGATGCGAGATCCTGACCATAGGACAGTATCTGCGGCCCCGGAAAAAGAATGTTCCTGTGGTGGAGTATGTTCCGCAGGAACGGTTCGCCGAATATGAGCGGATCGGTTATGAACTTGGTTTCCAAGTTGTGATGTCGGGACCCCTGGTGCGGAGTTCTTTCCATGCCGACGAAGCGATGACCGTCCTCGGCAAGACCCCGCAACTCTTCAACAAAGGGCAGCACACGGAATAG
- a CDS encoding SoxR reducing system RseC family protein, translating to MIEEIGVVVSVEGTKATVRTERSHACEGCASAGFCNLSEGEGAVTVVAKNPLEASVGQTVRVAIPTESFLSGTFFLYLFPLIGLFAGMAAGIYFSGIFSLKARDPAAASGALIGLVLFFLLQRLFNQRISGSPRFQPAIVEIF from the coding sequence ATGATCGAAGAAATCGGTGTTGTTGTCTCTGTGGAGGGGACGAAGGCGACGGTCCGTACGGAACGGAGTCATGCCTGTGAAGGGTGTGCGTCCGCCGGATTCTGTAACCTCTCCGAAGGAGAGGGGGCCGTTACGGTGGTGGCGAAAAATCCTCTCGAAGCTTCCGTGGGACAGACCGTCCGCGTGGCGATCCCGACGGAAAGCTTTCTTTCGGGCACCTTTTTCCTCTACCTGTTCCCCCTGATCGGGCTCTTCGCCGGAATGGCCGCAGGAATTTACTTCTCCGGGATCTTTTCCTTGAAAGCACGGGACCCGGCGGCGGCCTCCGGGGCACTCATCGGGCTTGTTCTCTTCTTTCTTCTTCAGCGACTCTTCAATCAGCGGATTTCCGGGAGTCCCCGTTTTCAGCCTGCCATTGTTGAAATTTTTTAG
- a CDS encoding citramalate synthase codes for MNAVTLYDTTLRDGTQAEDVSLSVHDKLRITEQLDAFGIHYIEGGWPGSNPKDIDYFREVQGLDLKRSRIVAFGSTRRGGITPGRDTNLRAIMKSGVQVATIFGKSWDLHVKHALHVSQKENLAMIRESVAYLKKRLDEVIYDAEHFFDGYKANPDYALQTLEAAEAGGADRIILCDTNGGALPFEIGGVMDRVRQRISTPLGIHAHNDAEMAVANSIMAVRHGAVQVHGTINGYGERCGNANLCSLIPNLVLKLKVSCVTKQDLAKLRDLSRYVAEIANLPHSKRFPYVGDSAFAHKAGIHVSAVRKLAETYEHVHPEWVGNHRRVLVSDLSGRSNILYKARKYGIDVEGRSKEVKRIVRQLKQLENEGFQFEGAEGSFEVLMRKALGKGKRYFDLLGFRVINEKRGEAPTDCEATIMMRGPDGRVVHEAAVGNGPVNALDQALRKALYAFYPELKEVRLSDYKVRVLTEKSGTSANVRVLTESCDGADCWGTVGVSENVIEASWQALVDSLVYKLMKDKR; via the coding sequence ATGAATGCTGTGACCCTCTACGATACCACCCTCCGGGACGGGACCCAGGCGGAAGATGTCTCTCTTTCCGTGCATGACAAACTACGGATCACGGAACAGCTTGACGCCTTCGGGATCCACTATATCGAAGGAGGGTGGCCGGGCTCAAACCCGAAGGATATCGACTATTTCCGGGAGGTGCAGGGGCTTGATCTGAAACGATCCCGGATCGTCGCCTTCGGCAGCACGCGGCGGGGCGGCATTACCCCGGGTCGGGATACCAATCTCCGGGCGATCATGAAGTCGGGCGTGCAGGTGGCGACCATTTTCGGAAAGTCCTGGGACCTCCATGTGAAACATGCCCTCCATGTATCGCAGAAGGAAAACCTTGCCATGATCCGGGAGTCGGTGGCCTATCTGAAGAAACGCCTCGACGAGGTCATCTACGATGCCGAACATTTTTTCGACGGTTACAAGGCCAATCCGGACTATGCGCTGCAGACGCTGGAAGCGGCGGAAGCCGGCGGGGCGGACCGGATCATCCTCTGCGATACCAACGGCGGGGCTCTTCCCTTCGAGATCGGGGGGGTCATGGACCGGGTGCGGCAGCGTATTTCCACGCCTCTCGGTATCCATGCGCACAACGATGCGGAGATGGCCGTGGCCAACTCCATTATGGCCGTCCGGCACGGAGCCGTCCAGGTCCATGGGACCATCAACGGATACGGGGAACGGTGCGGGAATGCGAATCTCTGTTCCCTCATTCCGAACCTGGTGTTGAAACTGAAAGTCTCCTGTGTAACGAAGCAGGACCTGGCGAAACTTCGGGATCTTTCGCGTTACGTGGCGGAGATTGCCAACCTGCCGCACAGTAAACGCTTCCCCTATGTGGGGGATTCCGCCTTTGCACACAAAGCGGGTATCCATGTCAGCGCCGTCCGGAAGTTGGCCGAGACTTACGAACATGTGCATCCTGAATGGGTCGGGAACCACCGGCGGGTCCTGGTCTCCGACCTGTCCGGGAGGAGCAACATTCTCTACAAGGCCCGGAAGTACGGCATTGACGTGGAGGGGCGTTCCAAAGAGGTGAAAAGGATCGTCCGGCAGTTGAAGCAGTTGGAAAACGAAGGGTTCCAGTTTGAAGGGGCGGAAGGCTCCTTCGAGGTCCTGATGCGGAAGGCCCTCGGCAAGGGGAAACGCTATTTCGATCTTCTCGGCTTCCGGGTTATCAACGAAAAGCGGGGGGAGGCCCCGACCGATTGCGAAGCGACGATTATGATGCGGGGACCCGACGGCCGGGTGGTACATGAGGCCGCCGTGGGAAACGGTCCGGTCAATGCCCTCGATCAGGCCCTGCGGAAGGCGCTTTATGCATTCTACCCGGAATTGAAAGAGGTGCGTCTCTCCGACTACAAGGTCCGGGTTCTGACGGAGAAGAGCGGGACCTCCGCCAACGTTCGGGTTCTTACCGAATCCTGCGACGGGGCCGACTGCTGGGGAACCGTGGGGGTTTCCGAGAATGTCATTGAGGCATCGTGGCAGGCGCTGGTGGACAGCCTGGTGTATAAGCTGATGAAAGACAAGCGATGA
- a CDS encoding homoserine dehydrogenase translates to MKKIAIGLFGFGTIGTGVAQVLEENREVISRRLGAELFLKKIVDLDIETDRGMTLDRKILSTNSEEILNDPEISIVIELIGGTGAAKKVVEAALSAGKHVVTANKALLAIHGEELCKKARQQGVKICYEASVGGGIPILRTLKEGLPANRIESIYGIVNGTANYILTKMTEEGEAFDKVLKEAMDRGYAEADPTYDVEGIDSAHKLAILASLAFGTPVPFDQVYTEGISRITPLDIEYARGFGYKIKLLGITKASDNSIEVRVHPTMIPESTLLAQVNGVLNAIYVNGNAVGPTLYYGKGAGALPTASAVVGDLMEIARDLLYGGVERVPLESFPEEYRKPVVVRAMNEVRTRYFLRFSTADRPGVLSKISGILADFGISISSVIQTGRKSDGPVPIVMVTHMARERNVKEALARIDALAMTEGETVLIRIEDQNGGEE, encoded by the coding sequence ATGAAAAAGATTGCAATCGGGCTTTTCGGATTCGGGACCATCGGTACGGGGGTGGCACAGGTCCTCGAAGAGAATCGTGAGGTGATTTCGCGCCGTCTCGGCGCCGAACTCTTCCTGAAGAAGATTGTCGATCTTGATATTGAGACCGACCGGGGCATGACCCTGGACCGGAAGATTCTCTCCACAAACAGCGAAGAGATCCTAAACGATCCGGAAATATCCATCGTGATCGAGCTGATCGGGGGAACCGGGGCGGCAAAGAAGGTTGTGGAAGCGGCCCTTTCCGCCGGGAAGCATGTGGTGACGGCCAACAAGGCGCTACTGGCCATTCACGGGGAAGAACTCTGCAAAAAGGCGCGACAACAGGGCGTGAAAATCTGCTACGAGGCGAGCGTGGGAGGAGGGATCCCGATTCTTCGTACGTTAAAAGAGGGACTCCCGGCGAACCGGATCGAGTCGATCTACGGAATTGTGAACGGTACGGCAAACTATATCCTGACGAAGATGACCGAAGAAGGGGAAGCCTTCGACAAGGTCCTGAAGGAGGCGATGGACCGCGGCTATGCCGAGGCGGATCCGACCTACGATGTGGAAGGGATCGACTCGGCCCACAAACTGGCGATTCTGGCGTCCCTTGCCTTCGGGACACCCGTCCCCTTCGATCAGGTTTACACGGAAGGGATTTCACGGATTACTCCCCTCGATATTGAATATGCCAGGGGATTTGGATACAAGATCAAGCTGTTGGGAATTACCAAGGCCTCCGATAATTCCATCGAGGTCCGGGTTCATCCGACAATGATTCCCGAGAGTACCCTGCTGGCCCAGGTGAATGGTGTCCTCAATGCGATCTATGTGAATGGGAATGCCGTGGGGCCGACCCTCTACTACGGCAAGGGGGCCGGGGCACTGCCGACGGCGAGCGCCGTGGTGGGCGACCTGATGGAGATTGCCCGGGACCTTCTGTATGGCGGTGTCGAACGTGTTCCCCTGGAATCCTTTCCGGAGGAATATCGGAAACCTGTGGTTGTGCGGGCCATGAACGAAGTGAGGACGAGATATTTTCTCCGCTTCTCCACGGCGGACCGCCCCGGAGTGCTTTCGAAGATTTCCGGGATCCTGGCTGATTTCGGGATCAGTATCTCTTCGGTGATTCAGACGGGTCGTAAATCCGACGGGCCGGTCCCGATCGTCATGGTGACCCACATGGCCCGGGAACGGAATGTAAAGGAGGCCCTGGCCCGGATCGATGCCCTGGCGATGACGGAGGGGGAGACGGTGCTGATCCGGATTGAGGATCAAAATGGGGGAGAGGAATAG
- the alaC gene encoding alanine transaminase, translating to MEFVFRRIDRMPPYVFAIVNDLKMKARRRGEDVIDLGMGNPDQATPPHIVEKLTEAARQAKNHRYSASRGIPKLRSAITDWYKEKYDVDLDPETEAIATIGSKEGISHLALALVGPGDAVLVPNPTYPIHAYSVIIANGDVRHVPMTLDGDFFLELSEAYKQTWPRPKVMMLNFPHNPTTRVVELSFFEKVVEFAKENNVIVIHDLAYSELVYDGYKAPSFLQVPGAKDVGVEFTSLSKSYNMPGWRVGFATGNREIIAALTRMKSYLDYGMFQPIQIAAIIALKGPQDCVKEIVEMYRSRRDTLCEGLTRIGWEVEKPKATMFVWAQIPEKYRAMGSLEFSKMLMEKARVAVSPGIGFGEYGDEFVRFALVENEHRTRQAVRGIRAIF from the coding sequence TTGGAATTTGTCTTTCGAAGAATTGATCGAATGCCTCCCTACGTTTTCGCCATTGTCAATGACCTGAAGATGAAGGCCCGTCGACGCGGAGAAGATGTGATTGACCTGGGGATGGGAAACCCTGATCAGGCGACCCCCCCCCATATTGTCGAGAAGCTGACGGAAGCCGCCCGGCAGGCGAAGAATCACCGCTATTCCGCCTCCCGGGGGATCCCCAAACTTCGTTCAGCCATTACGGACTGGTACAAGGAGAAGTATGACGTCGATCTCGATCCCGAAACGGAGGCCATTGCCACCATCGGGTCGAAGGAAGGGATCTCCCACCTTGCCCTTGCCCTGGTCGGTCCGGGGGATGCCGTGCTGGTGCCGAACCCGACCTATCCGATTCATGCCTACAGCGTGATTATCGCCAACGGCGATGTCCGCCATGTGCCCATGACCCTGGACGGTGACTTCTTTCTTGAATTGAGCGAGGCCTACAAGCAGACCTGGCCGCGGCCCAAGGTGATGATGCTGAATTTTCCCCACAATCCGACGACGCGGGTGGTGGAGCTTTCTTTTTTCGAGAAGGTGGTGGAGTTTGCCAAGGAAAATAATGTAATCGTCATCCATGACCTGGCCTATTCCGAACTGGTCTATGACGGTTACAAGGCGCCGAGCTTTCTGCAGGTGCCGGGGGCGAAAGATGTGGGGGTTGAGTTTACCAGTCTTTCAAAATCGTACAACATGCCGGGCTGGCGCGTCGGATTTGCCACGGGCAACCGGGAGATCATTGCCGCCCTGACCCGGATGAAGAGTTATCTCGACTACGGGATGTTTCAGCCGATCCAGATTGCGGCGATCATTGCCCTTAAAGGGCCCCAGGACTGCGTGAAGGAGATCGTTGAGATGTACCGATCCCGTCGGGACACCCTCTGTGAAGGGTTGACCCGGATCGGATGGGAGGTGGAAAAACCGAAGGCGACGATGTTCGTCTGGGCGCAGATTCCGGAGAAATACCGTGCCATGGGATCTCTGGAGTTCTCCAAGATGCTCATGGAAAAGGCCAGGGTGGCGGTCTCTCCGGGGATCGGTTTCGGGGAGTATGGCGACGAATTCGTCCGTTTTGCCCTGGTGGAGAATGAACACCGGACCCGTCAGGCGGTGCGGGGGATTCGAGCGATCTTTTGA
- a CDS encoding DUF2065 domain-containing protein → MELFLSALGLAMIIEGLSYFTFPRQVKDLASRLPQFPDSAIRTFGFLTLGAGLLLIYLARHFF, encoded by the coding sequence ATGGAACTCTTTCTTTCCGCCCTCGGACTTGCCATGATTATCGAAGGGCTCTCCTACTTTACATTCCCCCGGCAGGTCAAAGATCTTGCCTCACGCCTCCCGCAATTCCCGGACAGCGCGATTCGCACCTTCGGTTTTCTGACCCTCGGCGCAGGACTCCTCCTCATCTACCTGGCAAGGCACTTCTTTTAG
- a CDS encoding threonine synthase: MKRWRGVIEEYREFLSVTDTTPVVTLLEGDTPLIHAKRLAEAIHPDLSIYLKYDGANPTGSFKDRGMTMAISKAVEAGAKAVICASTGNTSAAAAAYAACCGIRAFVLIPEGKIALGKLSQAMMHGAKVLQIRGNFDEALNIVREVSAHYPITLVNSINPYRIEGQTTAAYEVCDQLGGPPDYHALPVGNAGNITAYWKGYRNYREAGRIDRLPRMIGFQAAGAAPIVLGHPVEHPETVATAIRIGNPASWKFAEAAAVESEGKIDCVTDEEILSAYRMIASLEGIFCEPASAASVAGVIKRNREVGFEKGSTIVCTLTGHGLKDPDTAISVSEKPVTVRAAIDEVIEVLGY, from the coding sequence TTGAAACGTTGGCGAGGAGTGATTGAAGAGTACCGTGAATTTTTGTCCGTGACGGATACGACCCCGGTGGTGACCCTGCTGGAAGGGGATACGCCGCTTATTCATGCGAAGCGGCTGGCCGAGGCAATCCATCCGGATCTTTCGATCTATCTGAAATACGATGGGGCGAATCCGACGGGGTCTTTCAAGGACCGGGGGATGACCATGGCGATCTCCAAGGCGGTGGAGGCCGGGGCGAAGGCCGTGATCTGTGCTTCCACAGGAAACACTTCCGCCGCTGCCGCGGCCTATGCGGCATGCTGCGGGATTCGGGCCTTTGTCCTGATCCCCGAGGGGAAGATCGCCCTGGGAAAACTCTCCCAGGCGATGATGCACGGGGCGAAGGTCCTCCAGATCCGGGGCAATTTTGATGAGGCACTGAACATCGTCCGGGAGGTCTCGGCACACTATCCGATCACCCTGGTGAACTCCATTAACCCTTACCGGATTGAGGGACAGACCACCGCCGCCTACGAGGTCTGCGACCAGCTGGGCGGTCCTCCTGATTATCATGCGCTTCCCGTGGGGAATGCCGGGAACATCACGGCCTACTGGAAGGGGTATCGCAACTATCGGGAGGCGGGGAGAATCGACCGGTTGCCGAGGATGATCGGTTTTCAGGCGGCAGGGGCGGCACCGATCGTCCTGGGCCACCCCGTGGAGCACCCGGAGACGGTGGCCACGGCGATCCGGATCGGGAATCCCGCTTCGTGGAAATTCGCCGAAGCGGCGGCGGTGGAGTCCGAGGGGAAGATCGACTGCGTGACGGATGAGGAGATCCTGAGTGCCTACCGGATGATCGCCTCCCTGGAAGGGATCTTCTGCGAACCGGCCTCGGCCGCCTCGGTGGCGGGTGTGATCAAGCGGAACAGGGAGGTCGGTTTTGAGAAAGGGAGTACCATTGTCTGTACCCTGACCGGCCACGGGCTCAAGGACCCCGATACGGCGATCTCCGTTTCGGAGAAGCCGGTTACCGTCCGGGCCGCAATTGATGAAGTGATCGAGGTGCTGGGATACTGA